From Pseudoalteromonas viridis, the proteins below share one genomic window:
- a CDS encoding DUF3226 domain-containing protein gives MILTFLYCEGPHDMAFLAKLIKEAKQAKSEINKVADLPETIKKLVSSAIDKVENESIRIDKPLQVFFPNKVFALKGEHYICLYSMGGKDRLNASLQNIKDSKLLISHKKITKVDSVRHAFVLDADYRFLENGQENEKGGIENTLKNLSTEIKKVIDDFPSFEKHASWLETDYGDIGNFIFTDSTNTEGTLEDLLETLIKDNTKPMIAHSEDFCDQVKAFDALRKAKTKDKTKIQKIKFTSITQVYHPGSSLAVGLQNDKIIDSEKIKKDKIVTEFESFIDFRLEKPAR, from the coding sequence ATGATACTAACTTTTCTTTATTGCGAAGGGCCTCATGACATGGCCTTTTTAGCAAAGTTAATAAAAGAGGCAAAACAGGCTAAATCCGAAATAAACAAAGTAGCTGATCTTCCCGAGACGATAAAAAAACTAGTTAGTAGCGCAATTGATAAAGTTGAAAATGAAAGTATTCGTATCGATAAGCCACTTCAGGTTTTTTTCCCAAATAAAGTATTTGCGCTAAAAGGTGAGCATTATATATGCCTATATTCTATGGGAGGAAAGGATAGACTTAACGCCTCACTACAAAATATAAAAGATAGCAAGCTTCTAATTAGTCATAAGAAAATTACTAAAGTAGATTCTGTGAGACACGCTTTCGTTCTAGATGCAGATTATAGATTTCTTGAAAATGGTCAGGAAAATGAAAAAGGCGGAATAGAGAATACACTAAAGAACTTATCAACTGAAATTAAAAAGGTAATTGATGATTTTCCAAGCTTCGAAAAACATGCATCGTGGCTCGAAACTGATTATGGAGATATAGGTAACTTTATTTTTACAGACTCCACAAATACAGAGGGAACTCTAGAAGATTTACTTGAGACCCTGATAAAAGATAACACAAAGCCAATGATTGCCCATTCAGAGGATTTCTGTGACCAAGTCAAAGCTTTTGATGCCCTTAGAAAAGCAAAAACTAAAGACAAAACCAAAATACAAAAAATTAAGTTTACGTCAATTACACAGGTATATCACCCCGGCTCATCTTTGGCTGTTGGATTACAAAACGATAAAATAATTGACTCAGAAAAGATAAAGAAAGATAAAATAGTTACTGAGTTTGAGTCATTCATTGACTTTAGATTAGAAAAGCCCGCTCGTTAA
- a CDS encoding AAA family ATPase has protein sequence MDNIKNLLADTFYEIDSVLLDPNNPRLNVSEEISEDKISDPSVQSKTLRLISGKGNSNLSDLISSFKQHSYIPTEKIIVRDYDKEKAVVIEGNRRLATLKYLKEKYENGDDIGNFDPEIFNNIPVICHKGDNYAIRKVIMGLKHISGSKKWSAINQARFIEKLMSKDSLTEEEICDTYTISKVELRTTLRTLSLIELYKKSDYGDNFADEKYSTFREIVKSPKIKEWLNLTATSIDFSLADQSRLYRLFSFISPVEVEEIDPEDEDEYITNVKEPIIETALQIRELAKIIDDEKALTNLETTRNLLQATLSSEVLGKNKLENALSIIDEQINIAFGYSFLIDEKQSELIQACNKKINALLVTRNKTSDETSVNPFSKKPIVESCLSHFTSLRIEQYKRFNSLNIENLNQVNIFAGINNAGKSSILEAFYILTKLGDTQAFQNMNRNRKKHYGDLKNSNTFNTLPRKAFFSAEFNRKEISLHLFIDNDFEIENMSGFIGRFTSECKYINKEYSYHSDYYEKKVQHYASSNNSLCNSVISFSSSIDDEQVFIECYKKSISNGAKVKVINFIRENIDSNINDVELSDNDGTFIVVYDDSSQNMDLSLFGDGLQKIFYLGIKFAACSNGIILLDEIENGIHKIFFANLRNCCRNWLNSTMYKYLRHRIVKNVSIPL, from the coding sequence ATGGATAACATCAAGAATCTGCTGGCCGATACGTTTTACGAAATCGACTCTGTATTACTAGATCCAAATAACCCTAGATTAAACGTTTCGGAAGAAATTAGTGAAGATAAAATTTCAGATCCAAGTGTACAAAGTAAAACACTTAGATTAATTTCAGGTAAAGGGAATAGTAATTTATCCGATTTAATCTCAAGTTTTAAACAACATTCTTATATTCCAACCGAGAAGATAATTGTTAGAGATTATGACAAAGAAAAAGCAGTTGTCATTGAAGGAAATCGCAGGCTCGCTACTCTAAAGTACCTCAAAGAAAAGTATGAAAATGGTGATGACATTGGAAATTTTGATCCAGAAATATTTAATAACATTCCAGTCATATGCCATAAAGGTGATAACTATGCGATAAGAAAAGTGATAATGGGCTTAAAGCACATCAGTGGAAGTAAGAAATGGAGTGCAATAAATCAAGCTAGATTTATCGAAAAACTAATGTCGAAAGACTCACTAACCGAAGAGGAGATTTGTGACACATACACAATTTCAAAAGTTGAGTTAAGAACAACTTTACGAACTTTATCACTTATAGAGCTCTATAAAAAAAGTGATTACGGGGATAATTTCGCTGATGAAAAGTATTCAACCTTTCGTGAAATTGTAAAAAGCCCAAAAATAAAAGAATGGCTTAACCTTACTGCAACTTCAATTGATTTTAGTTTAGCTGATCAATCTAGGCTTTATCGGTTATTTTCTTTCATCTCTCCAGTAGAAGTCGAAGAAATTGATCCTGAGGATGAAGATGAGTACATAACAAATGTCAAAGAACCAATAATAGAGACTGCATTACAGATTAGAGAGCTTGCTAAAATAATTGATGATGAAAAAGCTCTAACAAACTTGGAAACAACTAGAAATCTTTTACAAGCAACATTGAGTAGTGAAGTATTAGGTAAGAATAAATTAGAAAATGCTCTTTCAATCATAGATGAGCAAATAAACATAGCATTTGGTTACTCTTTCCTAATCGATGAAAAACAGTCAGAGCTGATACAAGCGTGTAATAAGAAAATTAATGCTCTTCTAGTTACTAGAAACAAGACGTCTGATGAAACAAGTGTCAATCCTTTTAGCAAAAAGCCAATTGTTGAAAGTTGCTTATCACACTTTACAAGTTTAAGAATCGAGCAGTACAAAAGATTCAACTCTTTAAACATAGAAAACTTAAATCAAGTTAATATTTTTGCAGGAATTAACAATGCTGGAAAAAGCTCTATTTTAGAAGCTTTTTATATACTAACAAAACTTGGGGATACTCAAGCCTTTCAAAACATGAATAGAAACAGAAAAAAACATTATGGAGACCTTAAAAATAGCAACACATTTAACACCTTACCAAGAAAAGCTTTTTTCTCGGCAGAGTTTAATAGAAAAGAAATTTCTCTCCATCTTTTTATAGATAATGATTTTGAAATCGAAAACATGTCTGGATTTATAGGAAGGTTCACTTCCGAGTGTAAATATATTAACAAAGAATACAGTTACCATTCTGATTACTATGAAAAGAAAGTCCAGCATTATGCTTCATCGAACAACTCGTTATGTAATAGCGTCATCTCTTTTTCTTCTAGTATAGATGATGAGCAAGTTTTTATAGAGTGTTACAAGAAGTCCATATCAAACGGAGCTAAAGTAAAAGTAATTAATTTTATAAGAGAAAATATTGATAGTAACATTAATGATGTAGAGCTTTCGGATAACGACGGTACTTTTATCGTTGTTTATGATGATTCATCTCAGAATATGGATTTATCACTCTTTGGTGATGGTTTGCAAAAGATATTCTACTTGGGCATAAAGTTTGCTGCTTGTTCAAATGGAATAATATTACTTGATGAAATAGAGAATGGAATACACAAGATCTTCTTTGCCAATTTACGAAATTGCTGCAGGAACTGGCTGAACAGTACAATGTACAAGTATTTGCGACATCGCATAGTAAAGAATGTATCGATTCCTTTATAG
- the rimI gene encoding ribosomal protein S18-alanine N-acetyltransferase, whose amino-acid sequence MTVSIHADHLASLPLQQLMEIEQACHTHPWTSKTMQSCLSGRYFNAALYRDEQLVGFYVGERAGPDFTLMDICIAPACQGQGLAWQLLGHFMARCEQDKAENIFLEVRVSNEAAIGLYRKAGFTEMGVRKNYYPTAQGKEDALLMGKVLFDPELSGD is encoded by the coding sequence ATGACGGTCTCTATTCATGCGGACCATCTGGCAAGCCTGCCATTGCAACAGCTGATGGAAATTGAGCAGGCCTGTCATACGCATCCTTGGACCAGCAAGACCATGCAATCCTGTTTAAGCGGACGTTACTTTAATGCCGCGTTGTATCGGGATGAGCAATTGGTTGGCTTTTATGTCGGTGAGCGGGCAGGCCCGGACTTTACCCTGATGGACATTTGCATTGCGCCTGCGTGTCAGGGGCAGGGCCTGGCCTGGCAGTTGCTGGGGCACTTTATGGCAAGGTGTGAGCAAGACAAGGCCGAAAATATCTTTCTAGAGGTGCGGGTAAGCAATGAGGCGGCCATAGGTTTATACCGTAAGGCGGGCTTCACAGAGATGGGCGTACGTAAGAATTATTACCCCACAGCACAGGGGAAAGAAGATGCGCTGTTAATGGGCAAAGTGTTGTTTGATCCTGAACTGAGCGGTGACTGA